A stretch of Myroides oncorhynchi DNA encodes these proteins:
- a CDS encoding S41 family peptidase, translating to MIKRGLLLIALLLSSSVVIGQKKYSELTKEDYLHDFDILINIIKNQHPNPFRSITAKEFDKKVAEIRSNLEKNPSYGNFLLSNPIPLIHDAHSSLSTDSTIFEDFTKESTFFPVNTIVYDGKVFVNQHNPVLPAGSVITAVNDIKSKAYLDKINVTTDGQIVANDAKDFSFYVSLMNPGVEEFKIAYQDTLNAPEHKEVVMKSVDYSRNYYNVQKAILPVDVISYSYGIYGRKITDETYYLTIKTFAFSEEFAYQKLSTFFEKLNADGVKNLIIDIRGNGGGFLSNIPLFYSFISKDKVFKNSYRYATKVVEINVRENLIDASGRQYSDMDIKNMNNFMFQRYDKSTVEGDEYYYGNNRLDESYVENYPRDRYFFEGNTMLLIDNNTVSAAAYFASLFKENNRGAIIGQETRTCSNFTTASWFINYKLPNTQTVVDLPRSEVFFNNLISTKQGCRGVLPDYSVDEKAFYKSLINEQDPELTFALDLLRRQAQNVELKSIDVN from the coding sequence ATGATTAAAAGAGGTTTATTATTAATTGCCTTACTATTGAGTAGCTCCGTTGTTATAGGACAGAAGAAGTACTCAGAACTAACGAAAGAAGATTATTTACATGATTTTGATATTCTTATAAATATTATAAAAAACCAACACCCTAATCCATTCCGTAGTATTACTGCGAAAGAATTTGACAAGAAGGTGGCTGAGATTAGAAGTAACCTTGAGAAGAATCCTTCTTATGGGAACTTTTTGTTGTCTAATCCTATTCCGCTAATTCACGATGCTCATTCTTCTCTAAGTACAGATAGTACGATATTTGAGGATTTTACTAAAGAGTCTACATTCTTTCCAGTGAATACAATTGTGTATGATGGTAAGGTATTTGTGAATCAACATAACCCTGTTCTACCTGCTGGTAGTGTTATTACAGCTGTTAATGATATTAAATCTAAAGCCTATTTAGATAAAATAAATGTGACTACAGATGGGCAGATAGTTGCCAATGATGCGAAGGATTTCTCATTCTATGTATCACTTATGAACCCAGGTGTAGAGGAGTTTAAGATTGCTTATCAAGATACATTGAATGCTCCAGAGCACAAGGAAGTAGTAATGAAGTCTGTTGACTATTCTCGTAATTACTATAATGTGCAGAAGGCAATATTACCTGTAGATGTTATTAGTTATTCTTATGGGATTTATGGACGCAAGATTACAGATGAGACTTATTATTTAACAATTAAGACATTTGCTTTCTCAGAAGAGTTTGCCTATCAGAAGTTGAGTACTTTCTTTGAAAAGCTAAATGCTGATGGAGTAAAGAACTTAATCATCGATATCAGAGGCAATGGAGGAGGTTTTCTGAGCAATATTCCTTTATTTTACTCCTTTATATCTAAGGACAAAGTATTTAAGAATAGCTATCGCTATGCTACTAAAGTAGTGGAAATTAATGTGCGTGAGAACTTAATCGATGCTAGTGGTAGACAGTATTCTGATATGGACATCAAAAACATGAATAACTTTATGTTCCAACGTTATGACAAGAGTACGGTAGAGGGGGATGAGTATTACTATGGTAATAATCGCCTAGATGAGTCTTATGTGGAGAATTATCCTCGTGATCGTTATTTCTTTGAAGGAAATACAATGTTATTAATAGATAATAATACGGTGTCAGCTGCGGCATACTTTGCTTCTCTATTTAAGGAGAATAACAGAGGAGCTATTATTGGTCAAGAGACTCGTACATGTAGTAACTTCACAACGGCTTCTTGGTTTATTAACTATAAATTACCTAATACACAGACAGTGGTAGATTTGCCTCGTTCAGAAGTATTCTTTAATAATTTGATTAGTACTAAACAGGGGTGTCGAGGAGTGCTACCTGATTATAGTGTAGATGAAAAGGCATTTTATAAAAGTTTAATCAATGAGCAAGATCCAGAGCTGACCTTTGCCTTAGATTTACTAAGAAGACAAGCACAGAACGTAGAGTTAAAGAGTATAGACGTTAATTAA
- a CDS encoding sterol desaturase family protein yields the protein MLERIITLSISELIAFSLLLNLFLYGLSIGLYLLLQKYTCSTYIQEEQQAITSRDIRLSLFTIVCNALVFLLGIWLYKNEIINVSEDNTILIIILQTIGLIIGMDFLMYVFHRLAHIPFFYSLAHIRHHEHSSVNAISLFVLHPIEAIGFGLLIVVLLYLFPFDVIAIVLYLIVNLLWGTIGHIDKDIFKGTLFERISRDVLCLTVFHNIHHQDPHSNYGFYTLFWDKCFKTYRKE from the coding sequence ATGTTAGAAAGAATTATCACATTATCTATTAGTGAATTGATTGCCTTTAGCTTATTGCTAAACCTCTTTCTCTATGGGCTTTCTATAGGTTTATATCTCCTACTACAAAAGTACACGTGTAGTACTTATATACAAGAAGAGCAGCAGGCTATCACAAGTAGAGATATTCGTTTGTCTCTGTTTACTATTGTGTGTAATGCCCTTGTGTTTTTGTTAGGTATATGGCTTTATAAGAATGAGATCATTAATGTCAGTGAGGATAATACGATATTGATTATCATCCTACAAACTATTGGATTAATTATAGGTATGGACTTCCTGATGTATGTATTTCATCGCTTAGCACATATCCCTTTTTTTTATTCTTTAGCACACATAAGACATCATGAACACAGTAGTGTGAATGCAATTAGTCTATTTGTTCTACATCCGATCGAAGCTATTGGTTTTGGTCTTTTGATAGTGGTGTTGTTATATCTATTTCCATTTGATGTGATTGCTATTGTATTATACCTAATTGTTAATTTATTATGGGGTACAATAGGACATATCGATAAGGATATCTTTAAGGGAACTTTATTTGAGCGCATCAGCCGCGATGTTCTGTGTCTAACGGTATTTCACAATATTCACCACCAAGATCCCCATAGCAACTACGGTTTTTATACTTTATTTTGGGATAAATGCTTTAAAACATACCGAAAAGAGTAA